A part of Bacillus thuringiensis genomic DNA contains:
- a CDS encoding heterocycloanthracin/sonorensin family bacteriocin, producing the protein MNEFQHELQSLNLNDYQSGNVVYWDQLQQNQYPYYYIQDDARRCGGCGGCGGRCGGCGGGRCGGCGGRCVGCAGCFGCFNCWNWWII; encoded by the coding sequence ATGAATGAGTTTCAACATGAACTACAATCATTAAATCTTAATGATTATCAATCTGGTAATGTTGTGTATTGGGATCAACTGCAACAAAATCAATATCCATACTATTACATTCAAGACGATGCGCGTCGTTGTGGCGGGTGCGGAGGTTGTGGTGGACGCTGTGGTGGATGTGGCGGCGGAAGATGTGGAGGTTGTGGTGGACGTTGTGTAGGCTGCGCTGGATGTTTCGGTTGTTTTAACTGCTGGAACTGGTGGATCATTTAA
- a CDS encoding serine hydrolase domain-containing protein, translated as MYTYDKLISWVENIKEENHSSATAMCIMKDNKIVLEHYSGYHSNTSTSNKVTASSQFNVASARKSYLGLMVAYALYEGKINSIDDEAIKYFKDFDPVLLGKTTIRHLVTHSHGLTETDDGTIFREFEPGQAWAYRDINVRMMTSLIYQLYNKSFPELLKKRVFDLANFKETGWRIQQDENLVKVVNNPSEDAISEIGTVDDGTEKNLFVSAREFAQWGNLHLNQGMINEKQIVPKEVIRIATNLQSPIFVNKELPQNGLFWFVQNEPALLSELGERVPIGSYQILGITGPTLLVIPEYNVVVAKMYNKRYNYGGDNYLYYLREFSNLVADTFRNSNRA; from the coding sequence TTGTATACATACGATAAACTGATTTCTTGGGTAGAGAATATAAAGGAAGAAAATCATAGTTCTGCAACAGCAATGTGCATAATGAAAGATAACAAAATCGTACTAGAGCATTATAGTGGTTATCATTCAAATACATCTACAAGTAACAAAGTAACAGCATCCTCACAATTCAACGTTGCTTCTGCGAGAAAAAGCTATTTAGGTTTAATGGTAGCATATGCGCTTTACGAGGGGAAAATAAATTCTATTGATGATGAAGCGATAAAATATTTTAAAGACTTTGACCCTGTATTACTTGGTAAAACAACGATAAGACATTTAGTAACTCATTCGCATGGTTTAACAGAAACTGATGACGGGACAATTTTTCGTGAATTTGAACCTGGACAAGCTTGGGCTTATAGAGATATTAATGTAAGAATGATGACAAGTCTTATTTATCAGCTATATAACAAAAGTTTCCCTGAATTGTTAAAGAAGCGTGTATTTGATCTAGCTAACTTCAAAGAAACAGGTTGGAGAATTCAGCAAGATGAAAATTTAGTTAAAGTTGTTAATAATCCAAGTGAAGACGCGATTAGTGAAATTGGTACAGTAGATGACGGTACTGAAAAAAATCTCTTTGTCTCAGCTAGAGAATTTGCGCAGTGGGGCAATTTGCATTTAAATCAAGGTATGATAAACGAAAAACAAATTGTTCCAAAAGAAGTTATAAGAATTGCTACGAATTTGCAAAGTCCAATATTTGTAAACAAAGAACTACCACAAAATGGGTTGTTTTGGTTCGTCCAAAATGAACCTGCGCTTTTAAGTGAACTTGGTGAACGAGTTCCAATAGGATCTTATCAAATATTAGGAATTACTGGACCGACTCTTTTAGTCATACCCGAATATAATGTAGTTGTTGCGAAAATGTACAATAAAAGATACAACTACGGCGGTGATAATTATTTATATTATTTACGTGAATTTAGCAATTTAGTCGCTGATACATTTCGTAACAGTAATAGGGCATAA
- a CDS encoding NUDIX domain-containing protein, whose protein sequence is MKSKFHHIVRAVVIKDEKVLVAEYIGHHYFLPGGHVEIGESAENALIRELKEELGVNCSIKRFLGVIENQWQDREVLHYEINHIFEVDSQELHIDFIPKSKESHLAFHWIDYNQEVLNTYKIMPVPSVKELLERKLSEELVNCWISNF, encoded by the coding sequence TTGAAAAGTAAATTCCACCATATTGTACGAGCAGTCGTGATAAAAGATGAAAAAGTATTAGTCGCTGAATATATTGGCCATCATTATTTCTTGCCAGGGGGGCATGTTGAAATTGGTGAATCAGCAGAGAATGCATTAATACGAGAACTAAAAGAAGAACTTGGAGTAAACTGCAGTATAAAACGATTTTTAGGAGTTATAGAAAATCAGTGGCAAGACCGAGAAGTTCTTCATTATGAAATCAATCACATTTTTGAAGTAGATTCGCAGGAGTTACATATTGATTTCATACCAAAATCTAAAGAATCTCATTTAGCGTTTCATTGGATAGATTACAATCAAGAAGTTTTAAATACGTATAAAATTATGCCAGTGCCTTCAGTTAAAGAATTACTAGAAAGAAAATTAAGTGAAGAACTAGTAAACTGTTGGATTAGCAATTTTTAA